From the genome of Cytophagia bacterium CHB2:
CTTGAAATCACTCCCCTACTCATTGTTTTTAAGCCTGAGCATTGCTTTGATTTGCCAGCCCTCCGTATCTCACGCTCAACCCGTTCCGATCATTTCCGAGGGATTTCCAATACTAATCGAGGCCGATCCTGGTTTCAATTCGTTTGAGGGTCCCACTCTTGCCGATCTTAATCGAGACGGTGCTCTGGAAATCATTCTCGCCAGCAGCAATCAAGTACATGTCATCCAGCACGACGGGCGTGCGTTGCCGGGCTGGCCTCAAACCACGACATATCAGACGCATAACTCCCCGGCTGTGGGGGATATCGATGCCGATGGAGTTTTGGACATTGTTACCTTTGATCGCAATGGCCCTGCCAGAAAAAGTTTTTTGTATGCCTGGAATGCGGCCGGCAGTCTGCTTACGGGGTTTCCCATCGCGTTAGAGTTGGGGAACGCGGCCATCACGCTCTATGATCTGGACGGAGACCGGGGCCTGGAAATCATTGCAAGTTTTGGCGGCAAAACCTACGCTTTTAATCATGCCGGCGCCGTCCTACCAGGTTGGCCGCAAGACGTGACGCCTTTTTACGCTCTTTCCAAGGTGGCTGTTGGCGACATCAATGCTGATAACAAACCCGAGATCGTGGTCGCCTCACAATATATTACGCAACCCGATCGCCGCCAAAGCCTTGGCCGCTTACATATTTGGGATGCTCAGGGCAACATTCTGCCCGGCTGGCCGGTGACCACGCCCAAAGGATACGTTTTTACAGTCCTGTGCAATCCAATTCTGGTGGATATCAATCGTGACGGCTTGCTTGAAATCGCCGTCGGCGCTCATAGTACGCTTCCCAGTGACGTCGGATTTGCCGCCCTCTACCGTCATGATGGTACCTCAATGCCAGGGTGGCCACAACACACTGCCGGGCCGGACTCCCTGGTATCCATAGGAGCGGCGCCGGCCGTGGCAGACATTGACGCTGACGGTGAATTGGAATTGATCTTTGGGGATCTTTTTGACCATGTGGTGGCGTGGGAGAGTGACGGCACTTTGGTCTCAGGGTGGCCGGTCAGCCTCAAAGCCGTGGATTCCACGTTGGTTTTTCGATCAATCGAGGCCAGCCCCGCCGTGGGCGATGTGGATGGAGACAACCTTCTGGAAATCTTCATCAACAACAATCAGGCAAACTTGGTCGAGGGCCAGTGGCTGGGCCGAGTTTACGCATTTCATCACGATGGCTCCAGCCTAGCCTGGTCGCCTCTGTATCCTCGCGAATTTGCCAGCAATAATACCGTGGCGCTGGCAGATTTGCAGAATGATGGTAATACAGACATTGTGATCGTTTCTGACGACCGGGAAACCTGGCTCACGGTTTGGACCATCCCCGGCGT
Proteins encoded in this window:
- a CDS encoding T9SS type A sorting domain-containing protein; amino-acid sequence: MVRLKSLPYSLFLSLSIALICQPSVSHAQPVPIISEGFPILIEADPGFNSFEGPTLADLNRDGALEIILASSNQVHVIQHDGRALPGWPQTTTYQTHNSPAVGDIDADGVLDIVTFDRNGPARKSFLYAWNAAGSLLTGFPIALELGNAAITLYDLDGDRGLEIIASFGGKTYAFNHAGAVLPGWPQDVTPFYALSKVAVGDINADNKPEIVVASQYITQPDRRQSLGRLHIWDAQGNILPGWPVTTPKGYVFTVLCNPILVDINRDGLLEIAVGAHSTLPSDVGFAALYRHDGTSMPGWPQHTAGPDSLVSIGAAPAVADIDADGELELIFGDLFDHVVAWESDGTLVSGWPVSLKAVDSTLVFRSIEASPAVGDVDGDNLLEIFINNNQANLVEGQWLGRVYAFHHDGSSLAWSPLYPREFASNNTVALADLQNDGNTDIVIVSDDRETWLTVWTIPGVPYIEERFPWPMFGHDRWHTSQYGFKPPDEPAVNVSDEEAAITLPKEFALHPNFPNPFNPQTTIAFTLPTAQMVTLKIYDLSGQEIQNLVQQQMPAGTHRLTFDGRGLVSGVYLYRMETGKAASHAHRSATRKMLLLR